A stretch of the Porifericola rhodea genome encodes the following:
- a CDS encoding nitrilase family protein: MYPLKIAAAQFEPKDGDKTYNLSVIEKLSSEAKAKGADVISFHELSVSAYTFLQDLSEEELLHLAEEVPSGKSCQYLAALARKLDITILAGLVEKDQGKIYNTYVCVSPEGCIARYRKIHPFISKYLAAGEEYVVFDLKGWKCGILICYDNNVIENVRATVLSGADIIFAPHVTGCTPSAMPGRGYVNDDLWKKRTEDPVPLRMEFDGPKGRGWLMRWLPARAYDNGVYYVFSNPIGYDGAHLKHGNAMILDPYGEVLSEVRSFEDDFTIAHFTEDKLKLAGGYRYRNARKPELYADILGKQHQSDFRPVWMEEQEGQ; encoded by the coding sequence ATGTATCCACTGAAAATTGCCGCAGCCCAATTTGAACCTAAAGATGGTGATAAAACCTATAACCTATCAGTCATAGAAAAGCTTAGCAGTGAAGCCAAAGCAAAAGGAGCTGATGTGATTAGTTTTCATGAACTTTCGGTAAGCGCTTATACTTTTTTGCAGGACTTAAGCGAAGAGGAACTCTTACATCTGGCCGAAGAGGTGCCATCCGGTAAAAGTTGTCAGTATCTTGCAGCCCTTGCCCGCAAGCTGGATATAACTATACTGGCTGGATTGGTAGAGAAAGATCAGGGTAAAATCTATAATACTTATGTGTGTGTAAGCCCTGAAGGTTGTATTGCCCGCTATCGTAAGATACACCCCTTCATCAGCAAGTATTTAGCAGCAGGAGAGGAGTATGTAGTATTTGATTTAAAAGGGTGGAAGTGCGGTATACTCATCTGTTATGACAATAATGTGATTGAGAATGTAAGAGCTACTGTTTTATCGGGGGCAGATATCATTTTTGCTCCTCACGTAACTGGCTGTACGCCTTCTGCCATGCCGGGCAGAGGTTATGTAAACGATGACCTCTGGAAAAAAAGAACAGAAGACCCGGTACCTTTGCGTATGGAGTTTGACGGTCCCAAAGGAAGAGGCTGGCTGATGCGTTGGCTACCAGCCAGGGCTTACGACAATGGGGTGTATTATGTATTTAGCAATCCTATCGGCTATGATGGAGCACACCTGAAGCATGGTAATGCCATGATACTTGATCCTTACGGAGAAGTGCTGAGTGAAGTCAGAAGTTTTGAGGATGATTTTACAATTGCCCACTTCACAGAAGATAAGCTTAAGCTTGCCGGAGGTTACCGCTATCGGAATGCACGTAAACCAGAATTGTATGCTGATATTTTAGGTAAACAACATCAGTCAGACTTCCGGCCGGTGTGGATGGAAGAGCAAGAGGGCCAATAG
- a CDS encoding glycoside hydrolase family 18 protein: MALSFSACQTSNTQQQQEEEESPLNIMAYYVPEQRYHPESLPLDQLTHIIFSFSNVIDGEMGFRHEEAGEKLRLLVEQKKNHPQLKVMLACGGWGAGGFSDMASTAEGRTKFVQSTIKMIEEYQLDGIDMDWEYPALDWAGIDAREEDTQTFTLLMKELREEMDKLDRPMILTFASAGWEYYYDKIETLEVMKYADYMNVMTYDQVSASLPYTAHHTALGSIKDEDLQDYPIYEYYEKRNAAAREKGFSTYEPRSVKNIVDYLIERGVDPSQIVIGGAFYGRAWKGVPPENNGLYQPNKGVHIGWAAYHLLRDQYETNPNYTRYWDEVAEAPYMYSPTDSIFISYDDTVSVKLKAEYAMEKDLGGIMFWELGNDTKQENSLLNAIYQASKGE; encoded by the coding sequence GCATTGAGTTTCAGTGCTTGCCAGACTTCTAACACACAACAGCAACAGGAAGAGGAAGAAAGTCCATTAAACATTATGGCCTATTATGTGCCAGAGCAGCGTTACCATCCGGAAAGCCTGCCTTTAGATCAGCTGACGCATATCATCTTTTCTTTCTCTAATGTAATAGATGGAGAAATGGGATTTCGCCATGAGGAGGCCGGAGAAAAACTTCGCCTGCTGGTAGAGCAGAAGAAAAATCATCCGCAGCTAAAAGTAATGCTGGCCTGTGGTGGCTGGGGTGCCGGAGGCTTTTCCGATATGGCTTCTACTGCCGAAGGCCGTACCAAATTTGTACAAAGCACCATCAAGATGATTGAAGAATACCAGCTGGATGGTATAGATATGGACTGGGAATACCCGGCGCTGGACTGGGCCGGTATAGATGCCCGTGAGGAAGATACCCAGACCTTTACCCTACTAATGAAAGAGCTGAGAGAAGAGATGGACAAGCTGGATCGCCCGATGATACTTACCTTTGCCTCTGCCGGTTGGGAATACTACTATGACAAAATAGAGACCCTTGAGGTAATGAAATATGCGGATTATATGAACGTGATGACTTACGATCAGGTAAGTGCCTCACTTCCGTATACCGCCCACCATACTGCTCTGGGTAGCATTAAAGATGAAGATCTGCAAGACTATCCTATTTATGAGTACTACGAGAAAAGAAATGCCGCAGCGCGCGAAAAAGGTTTTTCTACCTACGAGCCGCGTTCGGTTAAAAACATAGTAGATTATCTGATAGAAAGAGGCGTAGATCCTTCGCAGATTGTAATTGGTGGCGCTTTTTACGGAAGAGCCTGGAAAGGCGTTCCGCCCGAAAATAATGGTTTATACCAGCCCAACAAAGGTGTACATATTGGCTGGGCCGCCTACCATCTGTTAAGAGATCAGTACGAAACCAATCCCAACTATACCCGCTACTGGGATGAGGTAGCTGAAGCCCCCTACATGTATAGCCCAACAGATAGTATCTTCATCTCTTATGATGATACGGTTTCTGTAAAATTAAAGGCTGAGTATGCGATGGAAAAAGACCTGGGCGGGATTATGTTCTGGGAACTGGGTAATGATACCAAGCAGGAAAATAGTTTGCTCAACGCCATATATCAGGCATCTAAGGGCGAATAA